The following coding sequences lie in one Pseudoxanthomonas sp. SE1 genomic window:
- the yeiP gene encoding elongation factor P-like protein YeiP — MKAFDIKKGNVVEHNGGVYQIRDIERSSPQGRGGNVRFRFIMYSVPGGNKLDASFDADDNLPEVELLRRQATFSYMDGDAFVFLDDEDYTPYTLDANVIGDDAGYITEGLTGCYVQVIDELPVALQLPQHVTLEVVETPPELKGGTATKRPKPAKLNTGIEIMVPEYITNGERILVNTTTGEFGGRAD; from the coding sequence ATGAAAGCTTTCGACATCAAGAAAGGCAACGTCGTCGAACACAACGGCGGCGTGTACCAGATCCGCGACATCGAACGCAGCTCGCCGCAGGGCCGCGGCGGCAACGTGCGCTTCCGCTTCATCATGTACAGCGTGCCGGGCGGCAACAAACTGGATGCCAGCTTCGACGCCGACGACAACCTGCCGGAGGTCGAACTGCTGCGCCGTCAGGCGACGTTCTCGTACATGGATGGCGATGCGTTCGTCTTCCTCGACGACGAGGACTACACGCCCTACACGCTGGACGCCAACGTCATCGGCGATGATGCCGGCTACATCACCGAAGGTCTGACCGGCTGCTACGTGCAGGTGATCGACGAACTGCCGGTCGCGCTGCAGCTGCCGCAGCACGTCACGCTGGAGGTGGTGGAGACGCCGCCGGAACTGAAGGGCGGCACGGCGACCAAGCGCCCGAAGCCAGCCAAGCTCAACACCGGCATCGAGATCATGGTGCCGGAGTACATCACCAACGGCGAGCGCATCCTCGTCAACACGACGACGGGCGAGTTCGGCGGTCGCGCCGACTGA
- a CDS encoding SDR family NAD(P)-dependent oxidoreductase, which yields MQLSDTRAVITGGVSGLGLAVARHLVTHGGKAALFDVNDDKGAAAVAELGEANVRYFRTDVTDEAGVAANMTAAKDFLGGLNAAINCAGILGAGRVLGKEAPMPLSTFQTTVLVNLVGSFNVAKAAADLMQHNAPNADGERGVIVNTASVAAYEGQIGQAAYSASKGGVVGMTLPMARELSRFGIRVMTVAPGIFWTPMVDGMPEAVQQSLSASIPFPSRLGKPEEFADLVAYILGNTYLNGETIRLDGAVRLAPK from the coding sequence ATGCAGCTTTCCGACACCCGCGCCGTCATCACCGGCGGCGTTTCCGGCCTGGGCTTGGCCGTCGCCCGCCACCTCGTCACCCACGGCGGCAAGGCCGCGCTGTTCGATGTCAATGACGACAAGGGCGCGGCAGCGGTCGCCGAACTGGGCGAGGCCAACGTCCGCTACTTCCGCACCGACGTCACCGATGAGGCAGGCGTGGCGGCGAACATGACGGCGGCGAAGGATTTCCTCGGCGGCCTGAATGCGGCGATCAACTGCGCCGGCATCCTCGGCGCCGGCCGCGTGCTCGGCAAGGAAGCCCCCATGCCGCTGTCCACCTTCCAGACCACCGTGCTGGTCAACCTGGTCGGCAGCTTCAACGTGGCCAAGGCTGCCGCCGACCTGATGCAGCACAACGCACCGAACGCCGACGGCGAACGCGGCGTGATCGTCAACACGGCCAGCGTGGCGGCGTACGAAGGCCAGATCGGCCAGGCGGCGTACTCGGCTTCGAAGGGCGGCGTGGTCGGCATGACGTTGCCGATGGCACGCGAACTGTCGCGCTTCGGCATCCGCGTGATGACCGTGGCGCCCGGCATCTTCTGGACCCCGATGGTCGATGGCATGCCCGAAGCCGTGCAACAGTCGCTCAGCGCCTCGATCCCCTTCCCTTCCCGCCTCGGCAAGCCCGAAGAGTTCGCCGACCTGGTCGCCTACATCCTCGGCAACACCTATCTCAACGGCGAGACGATCCGCCTCGATGGCGCCGTGCGTCTGGCGCCGAAATGA